One part of the Francisella adeliensis genome encodes these proteins:
- the asd gene encoding aspartate-semialdehyde dehydrogenase, whose protein sequence is MTKNKKTVGFIGWRGMVGSVLMNRMAQSNDFEKITPLFFTTSQQGQEAEINGNKHLLKDAYDIKELAEMDIIVTCQGSEYSQKILPELRTNNWQGFWIDAASNYRMDDNCIIALDPINLSNIQQAINDGVKNFIGGNCTVSLMMLAIHGLLKAQLIESISVMSYQAVSGSGARAMSELLEQSKVMSESLNTKDALELEKNVRSQTKNDNFSCTQFMAPMAFNLIPFIDTLLENGQSREEYKAQAELNKILNSKEIIPIDGICVRVPVLRAHSQALTIHLKEEYPLNELETIISSANEYVKFVPNTPEDTAKHLTPLSVSGSLDIAVGRLKITSISKKHIQLFTVGDQLLWGAAEPLRRVLNICLNTAF, encoded by the coding sequence ATGACTAAAAATAAAAAAACCGTTGGTTTTATAGGTTGGCGAGGTATGGTTGGCTCTGTACTTATGAACAGAATGGCACAATCTAATGATTTTGAAAAAATCACACCTTTGTTTTTCACGACTTCACAACAAGGTCAAGAAGCTGAGATAAATGGTAATAAACACTTACTTAAAGATGCTTATGATATTAAAGAACTAGCTGAAATGGATATTATTGTTACTTGTCAAGGTAGTGAATATAGCCAAAAGATATTGCCTGAGCTTCGCACAAATAATTGGCAAGGTTTTTGGATAGATGCCGCATCTAATTATCGTATGGATGATAATTGCATAATAGCTTTAGATCCTATTAATCTATCAAATATCCAGCAAGCAATAAATGATGGTGTTAAGAACTTTATTGGCGGTAACTGTACAGTTAGCTTAATGATGTTAGCTATACATGGCTTGCTGAAAGCTCAACTTATTGAGTCTATATCTGTAATGAGCTACCAAGCAGTTTCTGGATCTGGTGCTCGTGCTATGAGTGAACTTTTAGAGCAAAGTAAAGTTATGAGTGAAAGCTTAAATACTAAAGATGCGCTAGAGCTAGAAAAAAATGTCCGTTCTCAAACAAAAAATGATAACTTCTCTTGTACTCAATTTATGGCTCCAATGGCTTTTAACCTAATTCCATTCATAGATACATTATTAGAAAACGGTCAAAGCAGAGAGGAATACAAGGCTCAAGCCGAACTCAACAAGATACTAAACTCAAAAGAAATAATTCCAATAGATGGCATTTGTGTAAGAGTTCCTGTACTTCGAGCACATAGCCAAGCCCTCACAATACACCTAAAAGAAGAGTATCCATTAAATGAACTAGAAACTATTATTTCATCAGCAAATGAATATGTAAAGTTTGTACCTAATACGCCCGAAGATACTGCCAAACATTTGACTCCACTATCTGTTTCAGGTTCATTGGATATTGCAGTAGGTCGCTTAAAAATTACTAGCATTTCTAAAAAACATATCCAACTTTTCACAGTTGGCGATCAACTTCTTTGGGGGGCTGCCGAACCTCTTAGACGAGTACTTAATATCTGTTTAAACACAGCATTCTAA
- a CDS encoding pyridoxal phosphate-dependent aminotransferase, producing the protein MPIQISNRIKNINASATASMSSKVQELKDRGREILSLNVGEPGFHTPAIVKQAGIEAIQENVTQYTTVDGYKMLRQAIIDRYQTDYQIKYALDEVCVTTGAKHSLHNVFNCTINDGDEVIYMAPYWGSYPDMIKLSGGVPIVLETDIENNFEPDIDKLESLITARTKAILLNIPNNPSGTIYSKKTILAIAELMDKYPNIILISDEIYDQIYWKQTPITITQVSPHLKQRTIVVNGVSKNYAMTGWRVGYIIAPKELIQAVKKFQSQSLSCACSISQIAAATAMRLDRKDLMYMVDAYYSRICYVTDALKNIPNVQIFIPQGGFYVFVDIRKILSKMNISDEEFCLQLLEKKSVGTIHGSAFGAPGYVRISAAAEMSTLKEAISRFKNFLSTI; encoded by the coding sequence ATGCCGATACAAATCAGTAACAGAATAAAAAATATAAATGCCTCTGCAACAGCCTCAATGTCCTCTAAAGTTCAAGAACTTAAGGATAGGGGAAGAGAAATACTCTCTCTCAATGTTGGGGAACCTGGTTTTCATACCCCTGCTATAGTTAAGCAAGCAGGTATTGAAGCTATACAAGAGAATGTCACTCAATACACTACTGTTGATGGTTACAAAATGCTCAGGCAGGCTATCATTGATAGATATCAAACAGATTATCAAATCAAGTATGCTCTCGATGAAGTCTGTGTAACAACAGGTGCAAAACATAGCTTGCACAATGTTTTTAACTGTACGATAAACGATGGTGACGAAGTCATATATATGGCACCATACTGGGGATCTTATCCTGATATGATAAAACTTTCTGGAGGTGTTCCAATTGTTTTAGAAACCGATATTGAAAATAACTTTGAACCAGACATTGATAAGTTAGAAAGTTTAATCACTGCAAGAACTAAAGCAATTTTATTAAATATTCCAAACAATCCATCCGGAACTATTTATTCAAAAAAGACTATACTTGCTATTGCTGAGCTTATGGATAAATATCCGAACATTATATTAATTAGTGATGAAATTTATGATCAAATCTACTGGAAACAAACCCCAATAACCATTACTCAGGTATCTCCTCATCTTAAACAACGTACAATTGTAGTTAATGGTGTTTCAAAAAATTATGCTATGACTGGTTGGCGAGTAGGATATATAATCGCTCCGAAGGAGTTAATACAAGCGGTAAAAAAATTTCAATCACAATCTTTATCATGCGCATGCTCTATTTCGCAAATTGCAGCTGCTACTGCAATGAGACTAGATAGAAAAGATTTGATGTATATGGTGGATGCATACTATAGTCGTATTTGTTATGTAACTGATGCATTAAAAAACATCCCTAACGTACAAATATTTATTCCTCAAGGTGGTTTTTATGTGTTCGTAGATATACGTAAAATATTATCTAAAATGAACATCTCTGACGAGGAATTCTGCCTACAACTTTTAGAAAAAAAATCAGTAGGAACAATACATGGCAGTGCATTTGGTGCTCCTGGATATGTTCGAATTAGTGCAGCTGCAGAGATGAGTACTTTAAAAGAAGCAATTAGTAGGTTCAAAAATTTTCTTTCAACTATTTAA
- a CDS encoding thiopurine S-methyltransferase (catalyzes the S-adenosylmethionine-dependent transmethylation of thiopurine compounds; may be involved in selenium cycling by forming dimethylselenide and/or dimethyldiselenide) — translation MSGIETDKVNNEYWLDRWKNNDVENFCQESANEFLVKHFSKLKVDNNSLCFIPMCGSSIDILFFLSKNIKVVGVEISEKAVKSFFTTNHIEYEILDQEGCKCYKGRNVSIYVSDIFESPRIAQKLPNITIWYDRGAYIALPKLLRSKYAEMMKSVTTKQTQVLLLVMEHDKKVQAPPFSALQNELENNFSPDLEFKLIDDQPREDIPEYRQAEGMTFQNYETYIR, via the coding sequence ATGAGTGGAATTGAAACTGATAAGGTAAATAATGAATATTGGCTCGATCGTTGGAAAAATAATGATGTGGAAAATTTTTGTCAAGAGTCAGCGAATGAGTTTTTAGTTAAGCATTTTTCGAAATTAAAAGTGGATAATAATTCATTGTGTTTTATCCCAATGTGTGGAAGTAGTATAGATATTTTATTTTTCTTATCTAAAAATATTAAAGTTGTAGGTGTTGAGATTTCAGAAAAAGCTGTTAAATCTTTTTTTACGACAAACCATATAGAGTATGAGATTTTAGATCAAGAGGGTTGTAAGTGCTATAAAGGCAGGAATGTGAGCATATATGTATCAGATATTTTTGAATCACCTAGAATTGCTCAAAAGTTGCCAAATATTACTATATGGTATGATAGGGGTGCATATATTGCTTTGCCGAAGTTGTTAAGGTCTAAGTATGCGGAAATGATGAAGAGTGTAACTACAAAGCAAACACAAGTGCTTCTCCTAGTAATGGAGCATGATAAAAAAGTCCAAGCTCCTCCTTTTAGTGCTCTTCAAAATGAGTTAGAGAATAATTTTTCTCCAGATCTTGAGTTTAAGCTGATAGATGATCAGCCAAGGGAAGATATTCCTGAGTATAGACAAGCTGAAGGGATGACTTTTCAGAATTATGAAACGTATATTAGATAA
- a CDS encoding histidine phosphatase family protein — MKKTLLIITLLLSLIPVAYSEGKLVFVSLITRHGDRAPFANIVNADYKWGTSLSELTPIGMNQEYNLGKRLRERYINQFKLLSNNYENQSIFTLSSHTNRTVVSAQSLLVGLYPPGTGPSLKYGSPAIQGRFQPIPIMTLSEDSKLVSYPYEDYLKVLKKHIYQSPAWLKKTKEVEPSFKKWQQILGNKITGLNDIITVGDVLIVAKAHGKPLPKGLSQKDADQIIKITDWGLAQQFKSQKVAYTLNGELTNKILIDLISASTGDSKYKMTYYSGHDLTLLGIMGTLGVPLNESPSYASHIEFELYQDDGNYSVKIRYNDQYIKLPIMDKDNSCTLEAFSNYITMINNKFSK, encoded by the coding sequence ATGAAAAAAACACTCCTTATTATAACTCTTTTATTATCGCTTATTCCTGTTGCATACTCTGAGGGTAAGCTAGTTTTTGTTTCACTCATAACTCGGCATGGTGATAGGGCTCCATTTGCAAATATAGTCAATGCTGACTACAAATGGGGAACATCTCTTTCTGAGCTTACGCCTATAGGTATGAATCAAGAATACAACCTAGGAAAAAGACTTAGAGAGAGATATATAAATCAATTTAAACTCCTAAGCAATAACTATGAAAATCAAAGTATTTTCACATTATCAAGCCACACAAATAGAACAGTTGTAAGTGCTCAAAGCCTACTTGTAGGACTTTACCCTCCTGGCACTGGACCATCATTAAAATATGGCAGTCCAGCTATTCAAGGGAGATTTCAGCCTATACCAATCATGACCCTTTCTGAAGATTCAAAGCTTGTAAGCTATCCATATGAGGACTATCTCAAGGTACTTAAAAAACATATTTATCAATCTCCTGCTTGGTTGAAAAAGACCAAGGAAGTTGAACCTAGCTTTAAAAAATGGCAGCAAATACTTGGAAACAAAATAACTGGGTTAAATGACATCATTACTGTTGGTGATGTTTTGATAGTTGCTAAGGCTCATGGTAAACCACTACCAAAAGGCTTATCTCAAAAAGATGCTGATCAAATTATCAAAATAACAGATTGGGGACTTGCTCAGCAATTCAAATCTCAAAAAGTTGCATATACATTAAACGGCGAGCTAACAAATAAAATACTAATCGATCTAATAAGTGCTTCTACAGGTGACTCTAAATATAAAATGACATACTACTCTGGGCATGATCTTACTCTGCTTGGCATTATGGGGACCTTGGGTGTACCACTAAATGAATCTCCTAGTTATGCTAGCCATATTGAATTTGAATTATACCAAGATGACGGAAACTATTCTGTAAAAATCAGATATAACGATCAATATATCAAGCTACCAATTATGGATAAAGATAATAGTTGTACACTAGAGGCATTCTCAAACTACATCACAATGATCAATAATAAATTTTCAAAGTAA
- the carA gene encoding glutamine-hydrolyzing carbamoyl-phosphate synthase small subunit, with amino-acid sequence MILANDMTNALLVFPDGTYYLGRSVGVRGWTDGEICFNTGMTGYQETLTDPSYAGQIITFTFPHIGNVGINNEDNESLGVFAKGLVVREDVTSPSNFRANKSIDTWLKNRHIVGISGVDTRAITRKIRKEGAVRVAILSVKPGEFLDANYARIRIKNKSTLGGRDLAISVTTNREYEWNEHTYQLGQQVYKKQEDYRYTVVVIDYGVKYNILRNLVDAGFRVIVVPADSTYEDILKHNPDGVFLSNGPGDPFATSSYAAGVIKQLLDDKMPIFGICLGNQLLALAGGLNTEKMHKGHRGANQPVQDNQTKKVYITSQNHGFVVCDEKVPDNMEISVSSLFDGTVEGIRFKDRPAFAVQYHPEASPGPHDCKYLFNEFAEMIAEAKKGSK; translated from the coding sequence ATGATATTAGCAAATGATATGACTAATGCATTATTAGTATTTCCAGACGGTACATACTACTTAGGTAGATCGGTTGGTGTTCGTGGTTGGACAGATGGTGAGATTTGTTTCAATACAGGTATGACAGGCTACCAAGAAACACTTACAGATCCATCATATGCGGGACAGATTATTACATTTACATTTCCACATATTGGTAATGTAGGGATTAATAATGAAGATAACGAATCTCTAGGTGTATTCGCTAAAGGTTTGGTCGTGCGAGAAGATGTCACAAGTCCTTCAAACTTTAGAGCAAATAAGAGTATAGATACATGGCTTAAAAATAGACATATAGTCGGCATAAGTGGTGTAGATACTCGTGCTATTACGCGTAAAATAAGAAAAGAAGGTGCTGTAAGGGTTGCAATTCTTTCTGTGAAACCTGGTGAGTTTCTTGATGCAAACTACGCTAGAATCAGAATCAAAAACAAATCAACTCTTGGTGGTAGAGACTTAGCAATTTCAGTTACTACAAATAGAGAGTATGAATGGAATGAGCATACTTATCAGCTAGGCCAACAAGTATATAAAAAACAAGAAGATTATAGATATACAGTTGTCGTTATAGATTATGGTGTGAAGTATAATATCTTGAGAAACTTAGTAGATGCTGGATTTAGAGTGATAGTAGTGCCTGCGGATAGTACTTATGAAGATATTCTGAAGCATAATCCTGATGGTGTGTTTTTATCAAACGGTCCTGGTGATCCATTTGCAACATCAAGCTATGCAGCAGGAGTTATAAAACAATTACTAGATGACAAGATGCCGATATTTGGTATATGTCTTGGTAATCAGCTTTTAGCATTAGCTGGCGGCTTAAATACTGAGAAAATGCACAAAGGTCATCGTGGTGCAAACCAACCAGTTCAGGATAACCAGACTAAAAAAGTATATATAACAAGTCAAAACCATGGTTTTGTGGTTTGTGATGAAAAAGTACCTGATAATATGGAAATAAGTGTAAGCTCACTTTTTGATGGAACTGTAGAGGGTATAAGGTTTAAAGATAGACCTGCGTTTGCCGTACAATACCATCCAGAGGCTTCGCCAGGACCACATGATTGTAAATATTTATTTAATGAATTTGCTGAAATGATTGCTGAAGCTAAAAAAGGGAGCAAATAG
- the carB gene encoding carbamoyl-phosphate synthase large subunit, protein MPKRIDIKSILVLGAGPIVIGQACEFDYSGTQACKVLKEDGYEVYLVNSNPATIMTDPTTADKIFIEPITSESVGKIIERERPDAILPTVGGQTALNCALALDADGILAKYDVEMLGAKADSIDKAENRERFNKAMAKIGLAVPRNVVVQTMEQAMVALEDIGLPAIVRPSFTLGGSGGGIAYTKEEFVAIVKNGLRLSPTNEVLIDESILGWKEYEMEVVRDKADNSIIVCAIENIDPMGIHTGDSITVAPALTLTDKEYQIMRDASIAVLREIGVETGGSNVQFAVNPDTGKLVVIEMNPRVSRSSALASKATGYPIAKVAARLAVGYTLDEIDNDITKVTPASFEPTIDYVVTKIPRFTFEKFPTTDDRLSSQMKSVGEVMSIGRSFSESLQKALVSLEVGLTGLDEVEIAGVDREGSLADNQAAILRSLQELSPMRILRVAEAIRFGIPEEKIFDACRIDPWFIEQIANIVHAEQKLKETGLPNDKEDFSIYKNIGFSDARIAKLVGRTEKYVRNYRYGKEIYPTYKKVDTCAAEFDSSSSYMYSTYEHFSHEEIIRDCESDITDNKKVIILGGGPNRIGQGIEFDYACVHASKSLAEESIETIMINCNPETVSTDYDTSDKLYFEPLMAENVLNIIKNEMRKGEVLGVIVQFGGQTPLKLVSALFENNIPILGTNPDMIDLAEDRERFKELLDKIGLKQPKNDIAYSINELTKSVEKVGYPIVVRPSNVLGGRAMEIIHSKEELDNYIKINGKCILEGPILIDKFLTNAVELDVDALADGDDVFVAGIMEHIEEAGIHSGDSACSIPTRSLTEAQIIEVMDSTIKLAKELNVVGLMNVQFAYQDGELFVIEVNPRASRTVPFVAKSTGNSIANIATKLMIGHKLRDFTLNNPIPSHYSVKEAVFPFGRFAEVDCYLGPEMKSTGEAMGIGDTFGVAFYKAQEMAFNTLPLNGNILISVSNNDKPKILEPIRSLVAKGFNVFATSGTESFLRENDVDCKHFDKASDNIQNSSATNTVEAIEAGKIDILVNTSMREELNISLALRRSAIMNRVPYLTTSGAFEAFAIAVDEMGKIDNNYSVKTVDEWING, encoded by the coding sequence ATGCCAAAAAGAATCGATATAAAAAGTATTTTAGTTTTAGGTGCTGGTCCAATTGTAATTGGTCAAGCATGTGAGTTCGACTACTCTGGTACTCAGGCATGTAAAGTGCTTAAAGAAGATGGCTATGAAGTTTATCTTGTAAACTCAAACCCAGCAACTATCATGACAGATCCTACTACTGCTGATAAGATTTTTATTGAGCCAATTACCAGTGAAAGTGTAGGTAAAATTATAGAAAGAGAAAGACCTGATGCAATCCTACCAACAGTAGGTGGACAAACAGCTCTAAACTGCGCGTTGGCATTAGATGCTGATGGCATACTAGCAAAGTATGATGTAGAAATGCTTGGAGCAAAAGCAGATTCTATCGATAAAGCTGAGAACCGAGAAAGATTTAATAAAGCAATGGCGAAGATAGGTCTTGCTGTACCTCGTAATGTGGTAGTGCAAACTATGGAGCAAGCAATGGTTGCTCTTGAAGATATTGGCCTACCTGCAATTGTTCGTCCATCATTTACCCTTGGTGGTAGTGGTGGTGGTATCGCTTACACAAAAGAAGAATTTGTGGCAATTGTAAAGAATGGTCTAAGACTTTCACCTACAAATGAAGTGCTTATAGATGAGTCTATCCTAGGATGGAAAGAATATGAAATGGAAGTTGTCCGTGACAAAGCTGATAACTCTATTATCGTTTGTGCGATAGAAAATATTGATCCAATGGGTATCCACACAGGAGATAGTATAACAGTTGCTCCTGCCTTGACTCTTACAGATAAAGAGTATCAAATAATGCGTGATGCCTCTATCGCTGTATTGCGTGAGATTGGAGTAGAGACTGGTGGTTCAAATGTACAGTTTGCTGTAAATCCTGATACAGGTAAGCTAGTAGTAATTGAGATGAATCCAAGAGTTTCAAGATCATCTGCTTTAGCGTCAAAAGCTACAGGTTATCCTATTGCAAAAGTTGCTGCAAGATTAGCAGTCGGTTATACACTTGATGAAATTGATAACGATATAACTAAAGTTACACCTGCATCATTTGAGCCAACAATTGATTATGTTGTTACGAAAATCCCAAGATTTACTTTCGAGAAGTTCCCAACAACGGATGACAGACTTTCTTCACAAATGAAATCAGTTGGTGAGGTGATGTCTATAGGTAGATCATTCTCTGAAAGTTTACAAAAAGCATTAGTTTCATTAGAGGTTGGGCTTACAGGTTTAGATGAGGTTGAAATAGCTGGAGTTGATCGAGAAGGGTCTTTGGCTGATAATCAAGCTGCGATACTAAGATCACTACAAGAGCTTTCTCCGATGAGGATTTTGCGTGTAGCAGAAGCAATAAGGTTTGGGATTCCAGAGGAAAAAATATTTGATGCTTGCCGAATAGATCCATGGTTTATTGAGCAGATTGCAAATATTGTCCATGCTGAGCAAAAACTCAAAGAAACAGGTTTGCCAAATGATAAAGAGGATTTCTCAATCTATAAAAATATTGGTTTTTCTGATGCAAGAATTGCAAAGCTAGTTGGTAGAACAGAAAAATATGTACGTAACTATCGTTATGGTAAAGAGATTTATCCAACATATAAGAAGGTTGATACTTGTGCAGCTGAGTTTGATTCTTCATCTTCATATATGTACTCAACTTATGAGCATTTTTCTCATGAAGAGATCATAAGAGATTGTGAATCTGATATTACTGATAACAAAAAAGTAATAATACTTGGCGGAGGGCCAAATCGTATTGGTCAAGGTATAGAGTTTGATTATGCTTGTGTGCATGCTTCAAAATCTTTAGCTGAAGAGAGTATTGAAACTATTATGATTAACTGTAATCCTGAGACAGTTTCAACTGATTATGATACTTCTGATAAGCTCTATTTTGAACCATTAATGGCGGAAAATGTATTAAATATCATTAAAAATGAGATGAGAAAAGGTGAAGTTCTAGGTGTGATAGTTCAATTTGGTGGACAAACTCCATTGAAGCTAGTTTCAGCACTTTTTGAAAATAATATCCCAATTCTTGGTACTAATCCAGACATGATTGATTTGGCTGAAGATAGAGAGAGGTTTAAAGAGCTACTTGATAAAATTGGTTTAAAACAACCAAAAAATGACATCGCCTACAGCATCAATGAGCTTACAAAAAGTGTCGAGAAAGTAGGTTATCCAATCGTTGTACGTCCATCTAATGTGTTAGGTGGTAGAGCTATGGAAATTATTCACTCTAAAGAAGAGCTCGATAATTACATAAAGATAAATGGTAAATGTATCTTAGAAGGGCCTATATTAATTGATAAATTCTTAACAAATGCTGTTGAGCTAGATGTTGATGCTCTTGCAGATGGAGATGATGTTTTTGTTGCAGGTATAATGGAGCATATAGAAGAAGCAGGTATTCACTCAGGTGATTCAGCTTGCTCGATTCCGACGCGTTCATTAACGGAAGCTCAAATTATAGAAGTTATGGACAGCACTATTAAGCTTGCAAAAGAGCTAAATGTAGTTGGCTTGATGAATGTGCAGTTTGCTTACCAAGATGGTGAACTTTTTGTAATTGAGGTAAACCCTAGAGCATCAAGAACTGTACCGTTTGTAGCTAAATCAACAGGTAATAGTATTGCAAATATTGCTACTAAATTGATGATAGGGCATAAGTTGAGAGACTTTACGCTAAATAATCCAATACCATCACATTACTCTGTAAAAGAAGCAGTATTTCCATTTGGTAGATTTGCTGAGGTAGATTGTTACTTAGGTCCTGAGATGAAGTCTACAGGTGAGGCTATGGGTATCGGTGACACATTCGGCGTAGCTTTCTATAAGGCTCAAGAGATGGCGTTTAATACGCTTCCTTTGAATGGAAATATCTTAATTTCTGTGAGTAATAACGATAAGCCAAAAATACTTGAGCCAATTCGTAGTTTAGTTGCAAAAGGGTTTAATGTATTTGCTACATCAGGGACAGAAAGTTTCTTGAGAGAAAATGATGTTGATTGTAAGCACTTCGATAAAGCTTCTGATAATATTCAAAACTCTTCAGCTACGAATACTGTTGAAGCTATAGAGGCTGGAAAGATTGACATACTTGTAAATACTTCGATGCGTGAAGAGTTAAATATAAGCTTAGCACTAAGAAGATCCGCTATTATGAATCGTGTGCCATACCTTACAACTTCAGGAGCATTTGAAGCATTTGCAATAGCTGTTGATGAGATGGGTAAAATTGATAACAACTATAGTGTAAAAACTGTAGATGAGTGGATTAATGGTTAA